A single genomic interval of Zingiber officinale cultivar Zhangliang chromosome 4A, Zo_v1.1, whole genome shotgun sequence harbors:
- the LOC121971125 gene encoding cyclase-like protein 3, whose protein sequence is MITTAAKPVHVLLLHFLLGVVSSAAAASAHPGYPEAEQCGAVVDMVVNRMEEYDSGRILDITHFYREDMPSWESDEGLGSFLWLAASMKNGSKANNSVMKLPAHSGTHVDAPGHVFQHYFEAGFDVDTLDLHVLNGPALLVDVPRDENITAEVMKSLHIPKGVRRVLFRTLNTDRRLMWKKEFDFSYVGFMKDGAQWLVDNTDVKLVGVDYLSVAAWDDLIPSHLVFLESREIILVEALKLDDVEAGIYNLHCLPLRLRGAEGSPIRCILIK, encoded by the exons ATGATTACAACTGCCGCGAAGCCGGTTCATGTACTTCTTCTCCACTTCCTCTTGGGCGTCGTCTCCTCTGCGGCCGCCGCCTCAGCCCACCCGGGCTACCCGGAGGCGGAGCAGTGCGGCGCGGTGGTGGATATGGTGGTGAATCGGATGGAGGAGTACGATTCGGGGAGGATTTTGGACATAACTCACTTCTATCGAGAGGACATGCCGTCGTGGGAGTCGGACGAGGGGCTCGGCAGCTTCCTCTGGCTCGCCGCGTCCATGAAGAATGGATCCAAAGCCAACAACTCGGTGATGAAGCTTCCAGCCCATTCAGGAACCCACGTTGACGCTCCCGGTCACGTGTTCCAGCACTACTTCGAGGCTGGTTTCGATGTTGACACGCTCGATCTTCATGTCCTCAACG GTCCAGCATTGCTAGTGGATGTTCCAAGAGATGAGAACATAACTG CCGAAGTAATGAAATCTCTTCATATTCCAAAAGGAGTTCGTCGTGTGCTTTTCAGGACACTAAACACTGACCG GCGGCTTATGTGGAAAAAGGAGTTTGATTTTAGCTATGTTGGATTTATGAAAGATGGTGCCCAGTGGCTTGTCGACAACACTGACGTCAAACTTGTTG GTGTGGATTATCTGTCAGTTGCTGCTTGGGATGATTTGATCCCTTCCCATCTGGTTTTCTTAGAAAGTCGG GAGATCATTCTCGTGGAAGCCTTGAAACTAGATGATGTCGAA